The Hymenobacter sp. DG01 genome has a segment encoding these proteins:
- a CDS encoding carboxypeptidase-like regulatory domain-containing protein gives MRLIFWWSVVFTLLPFCRLQAQTLRGSVLHDSLATPVPFASVGVRNKPLGTVTDAQGRFSFPDSPELSAQDTVIVSCVGYWPVQLSVPLLRQHPALVRLRPRPQELREVTVRHQQLRPETLGHTGKIGLARWGVSSMTLDSSRRDMRGREFGTFLRPARSCYVDGFNVYIESNPFQAVRFRLMLYTVLDGKPATPLLPDDVQFVVRDQRTGWISVDLRSYNLQLEKKQPVALALQWLDNDTPTAKRWFFGIPAVFPAPLHRVFGRDKSQANWTTYPMQPSMYLRVQSWRE, from the coding sequence ATGCGTTTGATTTTTTGGTGGAGCGTTGTGTTTACCTTACTTCCATTTTGCAGGCTACAAGCCCAAACTCTGCGCGGCTCCGTGCTGCACGATTCCCTGGCTACACCCGTGCCGTTTGCCTCCGTAGGCGTCCGCAATAAACCCCTGGGAACGGTAACCGACGCGCAAGGGCGCTTTAGTTTTCCCGACTCGCCGGAACTGTCGGCTCAGGATACCGTCATTGTTTCCTGCGTGGGCTACTGGCCGGTTCAGCTGTCAGTGCCGCTGCTGCGGCAACATCCGGCCCTGGTTCGGCTGCGGCCCCGGCCCCAGGAGTTGCGGGAAGTGACCGTGCGCCACCAGCAGCTCCGGCCGGAAACATTGGGCCACACGGGCAAAATAGGCCTGGCCCGCTGGGGCGTCAGCAGCATGACCCTGGACAGTTCCCGCCGCGACATGCGGGGCCGGGAATTCGGCACCTTTCTCCGGCCCGCCCGCAGCTGCTATGTGGATGGCTTCAACGTGTACATCGAAAGTAATCCGTTTCAGGCAGTGCGGTTCCGGCTGATGCTCTACACTGTGCTTGATGGGAAGCCGGCTACGCCTCTGCTGCCCGATGACGTGCAGTTTGTGGTGCGCGACCAACGCACCGGCTGGATTTCAGTGGATTTGCGCTCCTATAACTTACAGCTGGAGAAGAAGCAGCCGGTGGCCCTGGCCCTGCAGTGGCTTGACAACGATACTCCTACCGCAAAACGCTGGTTTTTTGGTATTCCGGCCGTGTTTCCTGCCCCGCTGCACCGGGTGTTCGGTCGGGATAAAAGTCAGGCCAACTGGACTACCTACCCCATGCAACCCAGTATGTACCTGCGGGTTCAGAGCTGGCGAGAGTGA
- a CDS encoding methylmalonyl-CoA mutase family protein, whose amino-acid sequence MQAAPVAPYKPQNHIRIVTAAALFDGHDAAINIMRRIIQSSGAEVIHLGHNRSVQEIVDCAIQEDAQAIAITSYQGGHNEYFKYMFDLLKERGAGHIKIFGGGGGVILPSEIEELQGYGITRIYSPDDGRALGLQGMINDLLQQSDFPTGQHLNGEVKHVKEKDARSIGRLISAAENFPQEFERVKDQLIADFQKAEGDADQRLTPTPSDTAKAPILGITGTGGAGKSSLVDELVRRFLLDFPEKTIAIISVDPSKRKTGGALLGDRIRMNAINSPRVYMRSLATRQSNLALSKYVQDAVDVVKAAGFDLIILETSGIGQSDTEIIEHSDASLYVMTPEYGAATQLEKIDMLDFADVIALNKFDKRGALDALRDVRKQYQRNHQLWDKPLDEMPVFGTIASQFNDPGMNRLYRAVLATVEGKTGVTFASQLETSAEQSEKVYIIPPHRTRYLSEITETIHQYDQWVEKQADTAQQLYGIRQAIGAVESLGNNAAGGYGAGNGRDGSEPGGLVAGLESTFEEVKLRLDGQNWKLLETWPQKVAAYKAPEFIFKVRDKELRLKTHTESLSHLQIPKVSLPRYTAWGDLLKWQLQENVPGEFPYTAGVFPFKREGEDPTRMFAGEGGPERTNRRFHYVSAGLPAKRLSTAFDSVTLYGEDPDHRPDIYGKIGNSGVSICCLDDAKKLYSGFNLADAMTSVSMTINGPAATLAAFFMNAAIDQQCELYIKENGLEEEVNRKIDAIYQEKGQPRPRYQGELPQGNDGLGLMLLGVTGDQVLPLDVYQTIKTRTLAQVRGTVQADILKEDQAQNTCIFSTEFSLRLMGDVQQYFITNKVRNFYSVSISGYHIAEAGANPITQLALTLSNGFTFVEYYVSRGMDVNDFAPNLSFFFSNGIDPEYAVIGRVARRIWAKAMKLKYGANARSQMLKYHIQTSGRSLHAQEIDFNDIRTTLQALYAIYDNCNSLHTNAYDEAITTPTEESVRRAMAIQLIINRELGLAKNENPLQGSFIIEELTDLVEEAVLAEFDRITERGGVLGAMETMYQRGKIQEESMHYEMLKHTGEYPIIGVNTFLSSKGSPTVIPAEVIRATEEEKQYQITMLQNLHARNEGTAEQRLKQLQQVAVANGNLFEELMETVKFCSLGQITNALFEVGGQYRRNM is encoded by the coding sequence ATGCAAGCAGCTCCCGTAGCTCCGTATAAGCCCCAGAACCACATCCGTATCGTGACGGCCGCCGCCCTGTTCGATGGGCACGACGCCGCCATTAATATCATGCGCCGCATCATCCAGAGCAGCGGCGCCGAAGTCATTCACCTGGGCCACAACCGCTCGGTGCAGGAAATTGTGGACTGCGCCATTCAGGAAGACGCCCAGGCTATTGCCATTACCTCCTACCAGGGCGGGCACAACGAGTACTTCAAGTACATGTTTGACCTGCTGAAGGAGCGCGGCGCCGGCCACATCAAAATCTTCGGTGGCGGCGGCGGCGTGATTCTGCCTTCGGAAATCGAGGAGCTGCAGGGCTACGGCATCACCCGCATCTACTCCCCCGACGATGGCCGCGCCCTCGGCCTGCAGGGCATGATTAATGACCTGCTGCAGCAGTCGGACTTCCCCACCGGACAGCACCTCAACGGCGAGGTGAAGCACGTAAAAGAAAAAGACGCCCGCAGCATCGGCCGCCTCATTTCGGCCGCCGAGAACTTCCCCCAGGAGTTTGAGCGGGTGAAAGACCAGCTGATTGCCGACTTCCAGAAGGCAGAAGGCGACGCGGATCAGCGCCTGACCCCTACCCCCTCTGACACGGCAAAGGCTCCCATCCTGGGCATCACCGGCACGGGCGGCGCGGGTAAGTCTTCGCTCGTGGATGAGCTGGTGCGCCGCTTCCTGCTCGACTTCCCGGAGAAGACCATTGCCATTATTTCCGTGGACCCGAGCAAGCGCAAAACCGGCGGGGCCCTGCTCGGGGACCGTATCCGAATGAACGCCATCAACTCGCCGCGGGTGTACATGCGCAGCCTGGCCACGCGCCAGAGCAACCTGGCTCTGAGTAAGTACGTGCAGGATGCTGTGGACGTGGTAAAAGCTGCGGGCTTCGACCTCATCATCCTCGAAACCTCGGGCATTGGGCAGTCGGACACCGAAATCATTGAGCACTCCGACGCCAGCCTTTACGTGATGACGCCTGAGTACGGCGCCGCTACCCAGCTGGAGAAAATTGACATGCTCGATTTCGCCGACGTTATTGCCCTCAATAAGTTCGACAAGCGCGGCGCCCTCGACGCCCTGCGCGACGTGCGCAAGCAGTACCAGCGCAACCACCAGCTCTGGGACAAGCCCCTGGACGAGATGCCCGTGTTCGGCACTATCGCCTCGCAGTTCAACGACCCCGGCATGAACCGCTTGTACCGCGCCGTGCTGGCTACCGTAGAAGGCAAGACGGGCGTCACGTTTGCTTCCCAGCTTGAAACCAGCGCCGAGCAGTCGGAGAAGGTGTACATCATTCCGCCCCACCGCACGCGCTATCTCTCTGAAATCACCGAAACCATCCATCAGTATGACCAGTGGGTTGAAAAACAAGCTGACACCGCTCAGCAGCTCTACGGAATCCGGCAAGCCATCGGAGCCGTTGAAAGCCTCGGGAACAACGCCGCTGGAGGATATGGCGCCGGGAACGGCCGCGACGGATCCGAACCAGGAGGGCTCGTGGCCGGCCTGGAGAGCACCTTCGAGGAGGTCAAGCTCCGGCTGGACGGCCAAAACTGGAAACTCCTGGAAACCTGGCCGCAAAAGGTAGCCGCCTATAAAGCCCCGGAGTTCATCTTTAAGGTGCGCGACAAGGAGCTGCGCCTGAAAACGCACACCGAAAGCCTCTCCCACCTCCAGATTCCGAAGGTGAGCCTGCCGCGCTACACCGCCTGGGGCGACCTGCTGAAGTGGCAGCTCCAGGAAAACGTACCCGGTGAGTTCCCCTATACCGCTGGCGTGTTCCCCTTCAAGCGTGAAGGCGAAGACCCCACCCGCATGTTTGCCGGGGAAGGCGGCCCCGAGCGTACTAACCGCCGCTTCCACTACGTATCGGCCGGGCTGCCGGCCAAGCGCCTGAGTACGGCCTTCGACTCGGTGACCCTCTACGGCGAGGACCCCGACCACCGGCCCGACATCTACGGCAAAATCGGCAACTCCGGCGTGAGCATCTGCTGCCTCGACGACGCCAAGAAGCTATACTCCGGCTTCAACCTGGCCGATGCCATGACGTCGGTTTCCATGACCATCAACGGCCCCGCCGCTACCCTGGCTGCCTTCTTCATGAACGCGGCCATCGACCAGCAGTGCGAGCTGTACATCAAGGAAAACGGCCTGGAAGAGGAAGTAAACCGGAAGATTGACGCCATCTACCAGGAGAAAGGCCAGCCCCGCCCCCGCTACCAGGGCGAGCTGCCCCAGGGCAACGACGGCCTGGGCCTGATGCTGCTCGGCGTAACCGGCGACCAGGTACTACCCCTCGATGTGTACCAAACCATCAAGACTCGTACCCTGGCACAAGTGCGCGGCACCGTGCAGGCCGACATCCTGAAGGAAGACCAGGCTCAGAATACCTGTATCTTCTCAACGGAGTTCAGCCTGCGCCTCATGGGCGACGTGCAGCAGTACTTCATCACGAACAAGGTGCGGAATTTCTACTCCGTGTCGATTTCGGGCTACCACATTGCCGAGGCCGGCGCCAACCCCATCACCCAGCTGGCCCTCACGCTCAGCAACGGCTTCACCTTCGTGGAGTACTACGTGAGCCGGGGCATGGACGTGAACGACTTCGCGCCCAACCTGTCGTTCTTCTTCTCCAACGGCATCGACCCCGAGTACGCCGTGATTGGCCGGGTAGCTCGCCGCATCTGGGCCAAGGCCATGAAGCTGAAGTACGGCGCCAACGCCCGCTCGCAGATGTTGAAGTACCACATCCAGACCAGCGGCCGGAGCCTGCACGCCCAGGAAATCGACTTCAACGATATCCGCACCACGCTGCAGGCCCTCTACGCCATCTACGACAACTGCAACTCCCTGCACACCAACGCCTACGACGAGGCCATTACCACGCCCACCGAGGAATCGGTGCGCCGGGCCATGGCCATCCAGCTCATCATCAACCGGGAGCTAGGCCTGGCCAAAAACGAAAACCCGCTGCAGGGCTCCTTCATTATCGAGGAGCTGACCGATCTGGTAGAAGAAGCCGTACTGGCCGAGTTCGACCGGATTACGGAGCGCGGCGGTGTGCTGGGTGCCATGGAAACCATGTACCAGCGCGGCAAGATTCAGGAGGAAAGTATGCACTATGAGATGCTCAAGCACACGGGCGAGTATCCCATCATCGGCGTGAACACCTTCCTCTCCTCCAAAGGCTCGCCCACGGTCATCCCGGCCGAGGTAATCCGCGCCACGGAGGAGGAAAAGCAGTATCAAATCACGATGCTTCAGAACCTGCATGCCCGCAACGAAGGCACCGCCGAGCAACGCCTGAAGCAGCTGCAGCAAGTAGCAGTCGCCAACGGCAACCTCTTCGAGGAGCTAATGGAAACCGTGAAGTTCTGCTCCCTCGGGCAGATTACGAATGCACTGTTCGAGGTTGGCGGGCAGTACCGCCGGAATATGTAA
- a CDS encoding ferritin-like domain-containing protein encodes MKTDDLKQLIKDGLSAQRAGSQVAAQATDEILNDAKHPELKAALQEGNETSKKWAQRIEDAIAEVGGAENQNNEILEAHYRVSKEIRAKATSDTTRDLGIIASGQLALHYWIASFGTVASYAASAGLTQTEQNLKACVQEAKQADDKHTDIAQRILAEQ; translated from the coding sequence ATGAAAACCGACGACCTAAAACAACTCATCAAAGACGGCCTATCGGCCCAGCGGGCCGGCAGCCAGGTAGCAGCCCAGGCCACCGACGAAATCCTCAACGATGCTAAGCACCCCGAGCTGAAAGCCGCCCTGCAGGAAGGCAACGAAACCTCCAAGAAGTGGGCCCAACGTATTGAGGACGCCATTGCCGAAGTAGGCGGCGCCGAAAACCAGAACAACGAAATTCTGGAGGCCCACTACCGGGTGAGCAAGGAAATCCGGGCCAAAGCTACCTCCGATACCACGCGCGACCTGGGCATCATCGCCAGCGGCCAACTGGCCCTGCACTACTGGATTGCTTCCTTCGGCACGGTAGCCTCGTATGCCGCCTCCGCAGGCCTAACCCAAACCGAGCAAAACCTGAAAGCCTGCGTGCAGGAAGCCAAGCAAGCCGACGACAAGCACACCGACATCGCCCAGCGTATCCTCGCCGAGCAGTAA
- a CDS encoding penicillin-binding protein 2, whose translation MVYTKRRIVLPEVPQRGRILDRHDSVLVATRPQYLLKLPRRPPLDTLALGQLLGWGPTTIRRRIADALPYEEAPAGYPVQLRLTAAEAARVRRKSRDWPTLTLTEGRQRTYTTSVGAHALGYMAAEAEAFYNQAQRYRRGRFYQLRNSGIEGYYNGILNGRRGTLHPLVDEQGQTQGSWAPDTTFQQGQDLHLTLDIKLQAYAEQLLGRRKGYLVALDPRTGEILAYVSAPIYKPATITAPDLAAVRAKLLQQEGMPLINRPAMRANPPGSVFKLVNAAVALQLGSITPATGFRCDQKLVSCVHRHPAPSNLTAGLKYSCNPYFYQVMGKLINYVPDSLVQDTVAARHANLAQWRRYVRSFGLDSVLGVDMPREAPGFLPTPEYYDKARGTTRWRYRSIYSLSIGQGEINMTGLQMANMAAIVANRGWYYPPHLVRSIGEGGPLPRFTQKRHTLIDSAHFAALVPGMVAVMQKGGTADASSLADVGITVAGKTGTVENDEGDDHAAFVGFAPADNPKIAVAVYIENGGFGADAAAPCAALVMEKYLRGYIAPKRKRWEARIQSRARHGY comes from the coding sequence ATGGTTTACACCAAACGGCGCATCGTGCTGCCCGAGGTGCCCCAGCGCGGCCGCATCCTGGACCGCCACGATTCGGTACTGGTAGCCACCCGTCCGCAATACCTCCTGAAACTCCCGCGCCGACCGCCGCTTGATACGCTGGCCCTAGGCCAGTTGCTGGGCTGGGGCCCTACCACCATCCGGAGACGAATTGCCGATGCCCTGCCGTACGAGGAAGCTCCTGCGGGCTACCCAGTACAGTTGCGCCTCACGGCGGCCGAAGCGGCGCGGGTACGCCGCAAAAGCCGTGACTGGCCTACCCTCACCTTAACCGAAGGCCGCCAGCGCACCTACACCACCAGCGTGGGCGCCCATGCGCTAGGCTACATGGCAGCCGAGGCCGAGGCCTTCTATAACCAAGCTCAGCGCTACCGCCGGGGCCGTTTCTACCAACTGCGCAACAGTGGTATAGAGGGGTACTATAATGGCATTCTTAACGGGCGCCGGGGCACGCTACACCCCTTGGTGGATGAGCAAGGCCAGACGCAGGGCAGCTGGGCACCCGATACCACCTTTCAGCAAGGCCAGGATCTGCACCTGACCCTTGATATAAAGCTCCAAGCTTACGCCGAACAACTTCTGGGCCGCCGTAAAGGGTACCTGGTGGCCCTCGACCCGCGTACCGGTGAGATACTGGCCTACGTGTCGGCGCCCATCTACAAGCCCGCTACCATTACCGCCCCCGATCTGGCTGCGGTGCGCGCCAAGCTGCTGCAACAGGAAGGCATGCCGCTGATTAACCGTCCGGCCATGCGCGCCAATCCGCCCGGCTCCGTGTTCAAGCTGGTGAATGCCGCCGTGGCGTTGCAACTAGGTTCTATTACCCCTGCTACCGGTTTCCGCTGCGACCAGAAACTCGTCAGCTGTGTGCATCGCCACCCGGCGCCCAGCAACCTAACCGCCGGGTTGAAGTACAGCTGCAACCCCTACTTCTACCAGGTGATGGGGAAACTCATCAACTACGTGCCCGATAGTCTGGTGCAGGACACCGTAGCTGCCCGCCACGCCAACCTGGCCCAGTGGCGGCGCTACGTCCGCTCATTTGGCCTCGACTCCGTGCTGGGGGTAGATATGCCGCGCGAGGCACCGGGCTTTCTGCCTACCCCCGAGTATTACGACAAGGCCCGGGGCACCACCCGGTGGCGGTACCGCTCCATCTACTCCCTCAGTATTGGGCAGGGTGAAATCAATATGACGGGCTTGCAGATGGCCAATATGGCCGCCATTGTTGCTAACCGCGGCTGGTACTACCCCCCTCATTTGGTACGAAGCATCGGGGAAGGTGGGCCACTGCCGCGCTTTACCCAGAAGCGCCACACCCTCATCGACAGCGCCCACTTTGCGGCCCTGGTGCCGGGCATGGTAGCTGTGATGCAGAAGGGAGGCACGGCCGATGCCTCCAGTCTTGCTGATGTAGGCATTACGGTGGCGGGCAAAACCGGCACCGTGGAAAACGACGAAGGCGACGACCATGCCGCCTTCGTCGGCTTTGCCCCGGCCGATAATCCCAAAATAGCCGTAGCCGTGTATATTGAGAATGGGGGCTTTGGCGCTGATGCCGCTGCACCCTGCGCCGCGTTGGTCATGGAGAAGTACCTGCGCGGCTACATCGCGCCCAAGCGCAAACGCTGGGAGGCCCGCATTCAGAGCCGGGCCCGGCATGGCTACTAG
- a CDS encoding DUF1572 family protein: MLIDTLRHLFQRDLNRVKQELTLYNDEHIIWHVEKGIANSAGNLCLHLIGNLNTYIGAELGGIAYIRHRELEFSLKNIPRLELLEMLQDTSRRVDVSLKQVNPDMLAREYPLLVFDQKTSTEYFLVHLATHLAYHLGQINYHRRLLDSGQQ; this comes from the coding sequence ATGCTGATTGATACTCTCCGCCACCTGTTCCAACGTGACCTGAACCGGGTGAAGCAGGAACTCACCTTGTACAACGACGAGCACATAATTTGGCACGTTGAAAAAGGTATAGCTAATTCGGCCGGCAACCTATGCCTGCATTTGATTGGGAACCTGAATACGTATATCGGGGCTGAACTTGGTGGTATAGCGTATATCCGGCACCGCGAATTAGAATTCTCGCTAAAAAATATTCCTCGGCTGGAGCTTCTGGAAATGCTACAGGACACCAGCCGCAGAGTAGATGTATCACTAAAGCAAGTAAACCCCGACATGTTGGCGCGGGAATACCCCCTCCTGGTTTTTGACCAGAAGACATCGACCGAATATTTCCTGGTGCATCTGGCCACTCATCTGGCCTATCACTTGGGCCAGATTAATTACCACCGGCGCTTACTCGACTCCGGGCAGCAGTAG
- a CDS encoding APC family permease, with protein sequence MKDPEKLPGAAPVTLVRAFGVVSGTLLVAGIVIGSGVFKKIVPLAQSGLSAEWILAAWVVAGLVTICGALNLSGMASLTEESGGVYEYLRLSFGNFASFLFGWTDFAIIGSASVAALAFIFAQSVNALLPLPNPAEAWAHLSIGGLIYPFADSGIKLLAIGTTAALTWVNYRGVSDSGRLSNVFTAAKITGILLLILAGLFLASPDSGSTAAAVGPVREVSLGSAFFGALLSVFWAYDGWVDLSFVTGEIKNPRRNVPRAIVGGVSIAIVLYVLINYVYLRTLPLGQLAAVGPNEIGAAVVAEGLLSQWGKTGVTVLILVSVFGTLNSVLLSHTRVHFRMAQEGYFFQSAATVHPRFRTPSRALAYTFTWSSLLIVSGTFERLTDLVIFATFLFYGLLAVAVVKMKHQGRIPGPVPGYPFVQSVLILFALTFTGHTLITQPTQSLLGLGLILTGLPFFVFFRRQQARD encoded by the coding sequence ATGAAAGATCCAGAAAAGCTACCCGGTGCCGCTCCCGTAACGCTGGTTCGGGCCTTTGGGGTAGTGAGCGGGACGCTGCTGGTGGCAGGCATCGTGATTGGGTCCGGGGTGTTCAAGAAGATTGTGCCGCTGGCGCAGAGTGGCCTGAGCGCCGAGTGGATTCTGGCCGCCTGGGTGGTGGCGGGCCTGGTGACCATCTGCGGAGCCCTGAACCTATCGGGCATGGCCTCACTCACCGAAGAATCGGGGGGCGTGTATGAGTACCTGCGGCTGTCGTTTGGCAATTTTGCTTCGTTTCTGTTTGGATGGACGGATTTTGCCATCATTGGGTCGGCGTCGGTAGCGGCGCTGGCCTTCATCTTCGCTCAATCGGTGAATGCCCTGCTACCCCTGCCCAACCCGGCCGAGGCTTGGGCGCACCTCTCCATTGGCGGGCTGATTTACCCATTTGCTGACTCGGGCATCAAGCTGCTGGCTATTGGCACCACGGCGGCGCTTACCTGGGTAAACTACCGCGGCGTGAGTGACAGCGGAAGGCTGAGCAACGTATTTACAGCAGCCAAAATCACGGGGATTCTGCTGCTCATTCTAGCGGGCCTGTTTCTGGCTTCACCGGATTCGGGCAGCACCGCAGCAGCGGTAGGGCCTGTGCGGGAAGTGTCGCTGGGCAGTGCTTTTTTTGGCGCCTTGCTCAGCGTATTCTGGGCTTACGACGGCTGGGTGGACCTTTCCTTCGTCACGGGCGAAATCAAGAACCCGCGACGCAATGTGCCCCGCGCCATCGTGGGTGGGGTGAGCATAGCCATTGTGCTGTACGTGCTGATTAACTACGTGTACCTGCGCACCCTACCCCTAGGCCAGCTGGCAGCCGTTGGCCCGAATGAAATCGGGGCAGCCGTAGTAGCGGAGGGCTTGCTAAGCCAGTGGGGCAAAACGGGCGTCACGGTCCTGATTCTGGTGAGCGTATTCGGCACGCTCAACTCGGTGCTGCTCTCGCACACCCGCGTGCATTTCCGCATGGCCCAGGAGGGGTATTTCTTCCAGTCGGCCGCGACGGTACACCCGCGCTTCCGCACTCCTTCCCGTGCCCTGGCCTACACCTTTACGTGGAGCAGCCTGCTGATTGTCTCGGGCACTTTCGAGCGCCTGACCGATCTGGTTATTTTCGCCACTTTCCTGTTTTATGGTTTGCTGGCCGTAGCCGTTGTGAAGATGAAGCACCAGGGGCGTATTCCCGGTCCGGTGCCGGGCTACCCTTTTGTGCAAAGCGTGCTCATCCTGTTTGCTCTCACTTTCACGGGCCACACGCTCATTACCCAACCTACTCAGTCGCTGCTAGGCCTAGGCCTCATTCTGACAGGGCTACCGTTTTTCGTGTTCTTCCGGCGGCAGCAAGCCCGTGATTAG
- a CDS encoding alpha/beta fold hydrolase gives MKTPHPTASPAAPTVAPDSYSDAELVKKLPGFTNHYVTVNGIQVHYVEGGSGEPLICLPGWPQTWWSFHPVAAQLAEHYRVIMLDIRGMGTSDKPATGYDKKTMGQDVYALTQQLGLSKVALMGHDIGGMVALSFAFNYPEATDKVILLDGSHPTEGMRYMTMLPAPGTFEAKMNGDNPYMWWMAFNQIKELPEQLLAGRFRYLLDWLFGYVMIDDSHMSEFDREVYAAAYNHPDSIRAATGWYQAFNQDIADANSYPRLTMPVLGIASYVAYNHMSMGLPHVAENVEVIGLPDSGHYMFEEKPARVLDVVLPFLQAKPAQR, from the coding sequence ATGAAAACGCCCCACCCAACAGCCAGCCCCGCCGCCCCCACAGTAGCCCCAGATAGCTACTCCGATGCCGAGCTGGTGAAAAAGCTGCCTGGCTTCACCAATCATTACGTCACCGTCAATGGCATCCAAGTCCACTATGTGGAAGGGGGTAGCGGCGAGCCGCTGATTTGCCTGCCGGGCTGGCCGCAAACCTGGTGGTCGTTTCATCCGGTGGCGGCCCAGCTGGCCGAGCACTACCGCGTCATCATGCTGGATATTCGCGGCATGGGCACCTCCGACAAGCCCGCCACGGGCTATGACAAAAAGACCATGGGCCAGGACGTGTATGCCCTGACCCAGCAGCTAGGCCTCTCGAAAGTGGCGTTGATGGGGCACGACATCGGTGGGATGGTGGCCCTGAGCTTTGCCTTTAACTACCCTGAGGCCACGGACAAGGTGATTTTGCTGGACGGCAGCCACCCCACCGAAGGCATGCGCTACATGACGATGCTACCCGCTCCCGGCACCTTCGAGGCCAAGATGAACGGCGACAACCCCTATATGTGGTGGATGGCGTTCAACCAGATCAAGGAGCTGCCCGAGCAGTTGCTGGCCGGCCGCTTCCGCTATCTGCTCGACTGGCTCTTTGGGTACGTAATGATTGACGATAGCCACATGTCGGAATTTGACCGGGAGGTGTATGCCGCCGCCTACAACCACCCCGACAGCATCCGGGCTGCCACTGGCTGGTACCAGGCCTTTAACCAGGATATTGCCGATGCCAACTCGTACCCCCGCCTGACCATGCCCGTGCTGGGCATTGCGAGCTACGTGGCCTACAACCACATGAGCATGGGCCTGCCCCACGTAGCCGAGAACGTAGAAGTAATCGGGCTGCCCGACAGTGGCCACTACATGTTTGAGGAGAAGCCTGCCCGGGTGCTCGATGTGGTATTGCCCTTCCTGCAGGCTAAGCCTGCCCAGCGGTAG
- a CDS encoding helix-turn-helix transcriptional regulator: MNYSTYTSELYAVPAVQTSAAQAWPGVRVERYELAAGGVPAHFHGQHLLLIHQAAQAVHSHRPQGNGVQEGLFRCGDTGLYPAGEYGPSAWDGPADVIHVHIDPDWLESRARQSLDLAHFRLHERFRFEDALLAHLGRQLLTAAGKEHPLGQLYVESLVNTLGYHLIEYHASYERRIAGTGARLSAAVLARIDAYLKAYAEQTVTLAALASLANLSVFHFARRFKLTTGSSPYQYVLDWKIKRARHLLRTGDLPIAAISDALGFASPAHFSSAFKRAVGQGPREFQRG, from the coding sequence ATGAACTACTCCACCTATACCTCCGAGCTGTATGCTGTCCCAGCCGTGCAAACCAGCGCGGCACAGGCCTGGCCGGGGGTGCGGGTGGAGCGTTACGAATTGGCTGCTGGAGGAGTGCCAGCGCATTTTCACGGGCAGCACCTGCTACTTATTCATCAGGCGGCACAGGCCGTACACTCGCATCGCCCGCAGGGAAACGGGGTACAGGAAGGCCTGTTTCGGTGCGGCGATACAGGCCTGTACCCGGCCGGTGAGTACGGACCATCTGCCTGGGATGGGCCCGCTGACGTTATTCATGTGCACATAGACCCTGACTGGCTGGAAAGCCGCGCCCGCCAAAGTCTGGATCTGGCGCATTTCAGGTTGCATGAGCGGTTTCGGTTTGAGGATGCACTGCTGGCCCACCTAGGGCGGCAACTGCTGACTGCAGCCGGGAAGGAGCACCCGTTGGGGCAGCTGTACGTGGAGTCGCTTGTGAACACGCTGGGCTACCATCTCATCGAGTACCATGCCTCTTATGAGCGGCGCATTGCGGGCACCGGGGCCCGCTTATCGGCGGCGGTGCTGGCCCGCATCGACGCGTATCTGAAGGCCTACGCGGAGCAGACCGTCACGCTGGCCGCGCTGGCCAGCCTCGCCAATCTGAGCGTCTTTCACTTCGCGCGTCGCTTCAAGCTGACTACGGGCAGTTCGCCCTACCAATATGTGCTTGACTGGAAGATCAAGCGGGCCCGTCACCTGCTACGTACCGGCGACCTACCCATTGCTGCCATCAGCGACGCGCTCGGCTTTGCATCGCCGGCTCACTTTTCGTCGGCCTTCAAACGAGCCGTAGGCCAGGGGCCACGTGAGTTTCAGCGCGGCTAG